GAGTCAATCAGACAAAACACGCAGGCGAGACTCTCACGATTCAGCAGATAATCTGAGACGAACTCATTAAATTTTTCCTTTTTCTTACCAGAAACTTTGGCGTAGCCGTAACCAGGAAGGTCCACGAGATTCCATTTCTTGTTCATCTGAAAGAAATTGATCAATTGGGTCCGTCCCGGTCTTTTGGAAACTTCCGCAATGTTCTTGCGCTGGTTGGCTAGAGCATTGATGAGGGAGGACTTGCCAACGTTAGAACGGCCAATGAATGCAAATTCGGGGAAATCTGGCTCAGGGCAGGTAGAGAGGCTGGATGCGCTGGTGGTGAATGTTGCAGACTGGATGTTCATAGTAAATTACAAGGGCATGCAATGAAACAGAGGCATAGCATGATGCTTAATATGAGATGTGACAAGCGCTATCCCATAGGTTTTGACAGCTACTATTGGTGATGTAGCCTCTCGAATCATGACCGAGCAAATTTACCGTCAATATGCCAATTTGGTACTCAAGTCAGGGGTCAATCTTCAGAGGGGTCAGAAGTTGTTCGTCCAACTTGAGGCTTGTCATTGGGACTTTGGTAGAGTGCTCGTAGACGAAGCCTATAAGCTAGGTGCGGGATATGTGCTTATGGAGGCAGGTGATCCCGCAGAACTTAAGGCTCGTGTCACCCACGGTGCAGAAGAATCTCTGAGCTATGTTCCGAGCTGGATTAGTCAGAGGAATAAAACGATGGTGGAAGAAAAATGGGCACGATTGTGCTTTTTCGGCTCACGTGATCCTGATCTGGCAGGGAGCCTAGATAGCGATAGATTAGGGATAGTTCAGAAGCATGGTCGCTTGGCGACCCATGCTATTGCAAAAGCATGTGGCGCTGGTGAAATTTCTTGGGCTGGCGCCGCTCTGCCGACACCTGAGTGGGCTGTTAAAGTGTTCCCAGGTCATGAGCCTGAGAAGTCATGTTCACTACTATGGAAGGAACTCATTAAAATATTAAAGCTAGATTCCGATGATCCTGTCAGGGAGTGGTCAAAGATTAGTCAGGTGACTTCACGTCGCGCAGGCCAGCTTACAGCAATGAAATTTGAAAGTCTTCGATTTCAGACCGAGGAGACGGATCTGACGGTTTATTGTCACCCTAACAGTATGTGGATTGGTGGTGGTAGTGAAACCGTGGATGGAGTAATGACCATTCCAAACTTGCCAACGTTTGAAACATTTACAACCCCTGATTACCGCAGGACAAGTGGAGTTGTGAAGGTGACGTATCCAGTCGAAGTGCTAGGTCTGAGTGTCGAGGGGGCATGGTTTGAATTCAAAAAAGGAAAGGTCGTCAGCTATGGAGCATCAAAATATCAAGATGCACTGGACAGGCTATTTGAGCTTTGTCCACAGGCTAGATTTCTTGGGGAGGTAGCTCTTGTCGACAGCAGTTCACCCATTTACCAAAGCAAGCGGGTTTTCCATAGTATTCTCTTCGATGAGAATGCGACTAGTCATATTGCGCTTGGTAACGGTTATGTCAGTGCCCTGAGTGATGTTCAAAGCACCGAAAAAGAGTACCTGTTAGGTGAGGGGGTTAATGTGAGTCTAGTGCATCACGACTTCATGATTGGAAACGATCAGTTGGATGTCACAGGAACTACTTTTGCGGGAGAAACGGTTCCGATCATGCGCAATGGACAGTTTTCCCAGGGCTTTAGATAATCTCTCTCTGCTGACTCAGTAGTAGAGGGGTATTCGGCTATTCGATCTCAATCTTGTAAAACTGAGTAGGGGAGATGAGTTCACCCAAATCGTAAATCG
Above is a genomic segment from Rubritalea squalenifaciens DSM 18772 containing:
- the yihA gene encoding ribosome biogenesis GTP-binding protein YihA/YsxC, with translation MNIQSATFTTSASSLSTCPEPDFPEFAFIGRSNVGKSSLINALANQRKNIAEVSKRPGRTQLINFFQMNKKWNLVDLPGYGYAKVSGKKKEKFNEFVSDYLLNRESLACVFCLIDSRHTPQQIDLEFTRWLLDSGIPFVLVFTKADKMKPGAVQRHMDAFLEEMSEWCTGLPRTFVTSANSQLGRKDLLNFIHQAVTSIQ
- a CDS encoding aminopeptidase encodes the protein MTEQIYRQYANLVLKSGVNLQRGQKLFVQLEACHWDFGRVLVDEAYKLGAGYVLMEAGDPAELKARVTHGAEESLSYVPSWISQRNKTMVEEKWARLCFFGSRDPDLAGSLDSDRLGIVQKHGRLATHAIAKACGAGEISWAGAALPTPEWAVKVFPGHEPEKSCSLLWKELIKILKLDSDDPVREWSKISQVTSRRAGQLTAMKFESLRFQTEETDLTVYCHPNSMWIGGGSETVDGVMTIPNLPTFETFTTPDYRRTSGVVKVTYPVEVLGLSVEGAWFEFKKGKVVSYGASKYQDALDRLFELCPQARFLGEVALVDSSSPIYQSKRVFHSILFDENATSHIALGNGYVSALSDVQSTEKEYLLGEGVNVSLVHHDFMIGNDQLDVTGTTFAGETVPIMRNGQFSQGFR